ATCGCCGCCGTCGAGGGGGAGCAGGGCTTTCGCCAGCGCTTGCTCGAGCTCGGCCTGACCCCCGGCACGCCCGTGCGCGCCATTCGCCGCGCGCCGCTTGGCGATCCCCTCGAGGCGCAGCTGCGCGGCTACAACCTCTCGCTGCGGCGCGCCGAAGCGCGGTCGATCCGCGTCGAGCCCGCCGAGGGCGCGGCCGACGCCAACGGACCCTCCGGGTGGGCGCAGGCGCCCGCGCCCTGCGCCCGCGCCCTTGGACCCACCACCAGCGATCGCGACCTGCTGGCGACGGTGGTCGCGCCGACCAGCCTCGGCGCCGAACCTCACCGATCGCCGCGGCCATGGCGCGTGCTCCTAGCGGGCAATCCGAACACCGGCAAGACGACCCTGTTCAATGCCCTGACCGGCGGCTCGGCCCGTGTGGGTAACTACCCGGGGATCACCGTCGAACGGCTGGTTGGCCGCTGCAGCCTCGGCGCCGCCGGCAGCGTCCAGCTGATCGACCTGCCCGGCACCTACAGCTTGAACGCCCGCAGTCACGAGGAGCAGCTCGCGCTCGATGACATGCTCGGACGGAGCGACGGCCAGGGGCGACCCGACGCCGTCGTCGTGCTGCTCGCGGCGAGGGCCCTCGAGCGCAGCCTCTACCTGCTGCTGCAGGTGCAGGAGCTCGGTATCCCGGTGCTCGGCGTCGTCAACATGATCGACGAGGCCGCCATCGCCGGGCAGGCGATCGACACCGTGGCCCTCGCCACCCACCTCGAGACCCCCTTCGTGGCGATCTGCGCGCGCTCGGGAGCTGGCCTCGACCAGCTGCGGGACGCGCTCGCGCGGCTCCTGCTGCAACGCGAGCGCCAGGCGCGGGCGGCGACCGCGCACTGGTGCTGGCAGCCGTCGGCGCCCGTCGACCACGCCCTCGAGACGATCACGGCGACGCTCGCTGCCAGCGCGCAGCCTCCGCACGCCAGCAGCCAGCGCGCCTACGCGCTCTGGCTGCTGATGAGCCTGCGCGAGCACGACGACCTCCAGGGCATCGGCGAGACCACCCGCGAGGCCACACGGAGGGCCCAGGCCGCCCTCACCGCCCAGGGGCACGATGTCGCGCTCGAGGCAGCCAGCGCACGCTACGCCTGCCTCGACGCCCACCGCGATTGCTTCATCACCAGAGGGCCCCCCCGACGGCGCCCGCTGACCCCCCGTGTCGATGCCGTGCTGACCCATCCAGTGGCCGGCATGGCGGTCTTCCTGCTCCTGCTCGCGTTGGTCTTTACGGCGATCTTCGACTGGGCCGCTCCATTGATGGACGGCATCGATAGGCTGGTGGGCGCCACCGCCAACCTGCTCGAGTCCTGGCTGCCGGGCAGCATCGCTGCCGACCTGCTGGCCAATGGTGTGGTGCGCGGGGTCGGCTCGGTGATCGTCTTCCTGCCGCAGATCGTGATCCTCTTCTTCTTTCTGACCCTGCTCGAGGGCTCGGGTTACATGTCGCGCGCGGCCTTCATGATGGACCGCTTGATGCGCGCGCTCGGGCTACCCGGCAAGGCAGTGGTGCCGCTGGTCTCGGGCTTCGCCTGTGCCATTCCCGCCATCATGGCCACGCGAACCCTCGAGAGCCAGCGCGACCGCCTGCTGACGATGATGGTGATTCCGCTGATTAGCTGCTCGGCGCGTCTGCCGATCTACACGCTGCTGATCGGCACCCTCTTCCCCGCCGAAGCGCGCGTCTTCGGCCCGATCAGCGTCGGCATGCTGATGATGCTGACGATCTACCTGCTCTCGCTGGTGCTGGCCCTGGGCGCCGCCGCCGTCATCGGCCGCCTGCTCGGCGGGAGCTCCCGCGCGCCCTTGCTGATCGAGCTCCCCCCTTATCGCTGGCCCTCGGCGCGCACCGTGGGCCTCGTGCTTTGGCAGAAGTCGCGCCTCTTCCTGCACACCGCCGGCACGGTCATCGTCGCCGCCAGCGTCGTGCTCTGGGTGCTGCTGACGCTGCCACGCCCGCCAGTCGACGCCCGCGCGCCGCGGCCAAGCGCTGCCTCCACCAGCGCCCCGCAGGCCGGTGCCGCTGAGCCGACGCAGGCAGCGGCGGGTGCGCGCGGCGATCGCCTGCAACAAAGCTATGCCGGGCGCCTCGGGCGACTGATCGAACCACTCCTCGCGCCGCTCGGCTTCGACTGGAAGATCGGCATCGGGTTGATCGGCTCGCTGGCGGCACGCGAGGTCTTCGTGGCGACGATGGGCCTCGTCTACGGCGTCGGCCACCCCGACGCCGAGAGCGACTCGCTGCGCGCCGCGCTGCGGCGGGAGCGTCGCCCGAACGGCCACCCGGTCTTCACGCCGCTGACGGGCTTATCGCTGATCGTGTTCTTCATGTTCGCGATGCAATGCCTCTCGACCCTGGCCGTCGTCCGCCAGGAGTCGCGCTCCTGGCGCTTGGCGCTGCTGATGATGGGCTACCTGACGGGGCTGGCCTACGTGGCCTCGCTGCT
This genomic stretch from Pseudomonadota bacterium harbors:
- the feoB gene encoding ferrous iron transport protein B, with product MRDSPHTPLTSQRAPETPWPHAAGAASGQGTPPARRSLAELESGALGVIAAVEGEQGFRQRLLELGLTPGTPVRAIRRAPLGDPLEAQLRGYNLSLRRAEARSIRVEPAEGAADANGPSGWAQAPAPCARALGPTTSDRDLLATVVAPTSLGAEPHRSPRPWRVLLAGNPNTGKTTLFNALTGGSARVGNYPGITVERLVGRCSLGAAGSVQLIDLPGTYSLNARSHEEQLALDDMLGRSDGQGRPDAVVVLLAARALERSLYLLLQVQELGIPVLGVVNMIDEAAIAGQAIDTVALATHLETPFVAICARSGAGLDQLRDALARLLLQRERQARAATAHWCWQPSAPVDHALETITATLAASAQPPHASSQRAYALWLLMSLREHDDLQGIGETTREATRRAQAALTAQGHDVALEAASARYACLDAHRDCFITRGPPRRRPLTPRVDAVLTHPVAGMAVFLLLLALVFTAIFDWAAPLMDGIDRLVGATANLLESWLPGSIAADLLANGVVRGVGSVIVFLPQIVILFFFLTLLEGSGYMSRAAFMMDRLMRALGLPGKAVVPLVSGFACAIPAIMATRTLESQRDRLLTMMVIPLISCSARLPIYTLLIGTLFPAEARVFGPISVGMLMMLTIYLLSLVLALGAAAVIGRLLGGSSRAPLLIELPPYRWPSARTVGLVLWQKSRLFLHTAGTVIVAASVVLWVLLTLPRPPVDARAPRPSAASTSAPQAGAAEPTQAAAGARGDRLQQSYAGRLGRLIEPLLAPLGFDWKIGIGLIGSLAAREVFVATMGLVYGVGHPDAESDSLRAALRRERRPNGHPVFTPLTGLSLIVFFMFAMQCLSTLAVVRQESRSWRLALLMMGYLTGLAYVASLLVYQGGRWLGFQ